The Micromonas commoda chromosome 1, complete sequence region CTTACGTCGCTGAGGGTGTTGTACCTCGACGACAATCTGCTGGACGAgttgccggcggagatcgggcagctcacgtcgctggaggagTTGGGCCTCGAACGCAatgagctgacgagcgtgccggcggagatctggcagctcacgtcgctgacggagTTGTACCTCGGCtgcaatcagctgacgagcgtgccggcggagattgggcagctcacgtcgctgacgaaGTTATACCTCAGCGGCACcaagctgacgagcgtgcctgcggagatcgggcagctcacgtcgctgagggtGTTGTACCTCtacggcaatcagctgacgagcttgccggcggagatcgggcagctcgcgtcgctgagggAGTTGTACCTCAACGGCAAgcagctgacgagcgtgccggcggagattgggcaGCTCACTGAGCTGAAGGAGTTGGACCTCAGAGACAacaagctgacgagcgtgccggagGAGATctggcagctcacgtcgctgagggtGTTGTACCTCGacgacaatcagctgacgagcgtgcctgCCGCGATACGGGAGCTTAAAGCGGCGGGCTGCGATGTGGTTTTGGACGACGGCGTAACGATGGACGAGTGAATGCTGCACTTCCCAGCGCTCGAATCGACGCGTCGACAGATGCGACTGTTTTTGGTACATTCGCGCAAAACGTCTCGGTCATCCCCCGGACACACCCGCGCTCGAccctcccgcgcccacccacccgccgccctcccggACCGGCTCGTACACCCTGATCTCCCCTTTGTTCGCCAGCGCCAGGCTCCacccgaacgacgacgactcgccCAGTGCGCGGTTCCACGTGGCGCCGAGGGAGAACACGGCGGTTGGATCGAATcccacgtccccgcggctCACGCACTCTCCGAGCTTTGGATGaggtccctcgcgcgtcgtctctTCGAagccgcgcgatcgccctcgcctgTACAGCGACACCGCTCGCGATTGCTCCCCGGGGGtcaccacgcgcgcgtcgtcgccgtcgaacacGAAGACGGCTCGCGTTATCGTCTTTGGCCTGGTCAAACCCGCGCGGTGGTGCCCGGTGAACTCTCGCGCCAACGCCAACGTCATCGgagcgtcgccctcgccaccctTAACGCCGTCTCCGGTGCGTCGCGTCTCGTcgagggacgtcgcgagggcgcggaggtcCCACAGCcggacgaacgcgtcgccgccggacgtAAGCAGCGAGTAATAACCGTTCCCTCCGCCCTGGCCCGTTCCCGTTCCCgttccccgtccccggcgtccccACTCGACGAAGTTGACCGGTCGACccccgtgcgcgtcgtccagccccgccaccttcgcgcgactcggcgcgatccgcgtgtccacgacggcgacgcgcccgtcgccgccgcaggaCGCGAATAGCCAATGACCCCCGAAGCCGTCCGACGTGTGTGAAAAATCGGACTCGACACCGCCCGATGACGCGTCGTTCCATCGAACGCATCGAACGACCCCGGCGTGCAAACCGTCGTACTCGACGCACGCCACCGGGTCCAAATCGACGGCGccccggacgacgccctcgccgacgcgccaccgccgcacCGTCCAATCCTTGCACCCGACCAAGAGCTCGTCTCTAGCGTGGTGCATCGAGAAGACGCCGGAGCCTCgtcccgcgtcgaggcgccaCGTCAgcttcggcgcgcccgtcgccgcggacttgACGGCGAGGTTCCACGAGCACACCGTGCCGTCCatgccgccggcggtgagcaggtgggacgcgttcgtcgtcgcggaagAAGCGCAATCGAGGACATCGGGGAACTGCGCCTGCGAGCACCAACCCCTGTGCGCGGTCCACGACAGCGTCGGCGAGTGGCGCCGAatccgtcgcccgcgctcgtccgtcgtcgcgcgatccgcctcgtccgtttccgacccgtccccgtcccggggtgccgacttttcgtccccgtccccgtcgcgagtTTGTCCTCGTTCGTGCACCGTCGAGTACGTCTTTCCACCCGCGCCAGTGGATAATGAAACGGGCTCTGGCGCGAACACCGCGCatcgtccgccgtcgccccccgccgccagtAAGCCGCATCTCGCGTCGATGGAGTAGAAACCCTTCTTGCACGTGCCGTCGACGAAACGCGCGGGCAGTTCGGCGAATCCCACGAGTCGACCGCCGGCgtggttttggttttggttttggttttggtttttttGGTTTTGGGTCTCGTCCGATGATGGctcccgcgacggaccctggccgtcgtcggcggatcCCCACGCGACGTATCGGAGCACCCCGCTGTCGTCGAACGTCTCGTCTTCCTCTGTtcgcgcgtcctcgtgcgtcgtcgcggcgtcgcggtgagtcaccgggcggtgagtcaccgcgcgggcgtcgccgaacgTCGCTcgaagggcgtcggcgtcgacgtcgtcgaagaagGACCCGGTGTGCCGCGTGGACCGCGTGGATCGGCGCGTGGGTGCCGAGGTGCGAGCGGGCCCTCGTGCGGCCGCGCTCCGCCTGGGAttgtcgcgcgcgcccgttcTCTTGCGCTTGGAgccgccctcgaggaggccCATCGTGGAGGCGAGGTTGTTGATGCCGAGCTCTCTCATGATGGCGCGGttgcgggcgacgcgctcgtctcTCAAACGCTCGTAGTCGGCGCCCGTagtcgccgcgggttcggggGGCGGTTCGGGGGGGGTGAGCTTGCCCCAcatgcgcgcgagcgggttGTCCGTCGGCATCCCGGCCGCCGGAGTTGGACGCGACTCGACTGATGAGGGACGAGTGTTCAAAACAGCGAGACGATAGTGGCTGCGAGGAACAAAAATGATTTCCCGGACATTTATTAATTAGCTTTGCATTTGGTGATGTGACTGTTTACGCGTGTTTGGAGAATCCGTATTTCCTGTTTCGACCGTTTATTCTCGGTTTTGAATTTGGATACCTTCGCATCTCGGACTCGACACATTTCAAACCGCACCGGACGCGTATCGGACCTCTCCGGATCACGATGCCGAAAGGAAGGAGCTGGAAGAAGGCGGAGCTGGACGCCTCTCGCGCGAGGAACAAGGCGATGGTCGCCTCCAAGCACCGATACGAcccgatcgcgccgctcgccctcTCCTCCGGCGTTGAGAATAATTTGAAATCGTACAAGGGCGTCGTGATGATCAACGAGGACAGGCTCACCGTGATGGAgacggagcgcgacgccgcgcgcgacgccgccgccgcgcgatccgcggagctcgacgcggagaagcACGTCGCGCAGTTCCAGATGGACGAGCTCAGGCgcaagctcgcggacgccgaggctgcgaagaCGAGGCTCGCCCGGGAGGTGGAAGAGCTGAGGCGGAAGGTTGCCGTGGCGGTGACGCcggtgcgggcggcggtcgtcccatacacgcccgcggctcccggcgacgtcgctcgcggcgccgcgaacgtcaaCGACAGCGCGGGCACGCTCGGGTCCGTCGGgggatccggcggcggcaccggcgaaCGGATCCTCCTCGGCAGCGCCGGCGGTTCGGTAGGAGGAAGGGACAGCTGCGACGGCAAATCGGATTCTCAGTCGCGCTCAGTCCcgagcacgtccgcggcgcccgacggACACAAGCGGCCCAAACGGATCTGCCAGAAGAACCCACCCCCGCGgttcagcctcggcgacgtcgacgctgGATTCGACAGACGAGAttcgaacgacgacgacgacgacaaggacgacgacaaggatGACGAGAAGGACGATGAGAAGGACGATGAGAAGAAGGATgagaaggacgacgagaagaaggatGAGAATGCGTCGCCGGAGCGGAGGAGGTTCAAAATCCCGAGCTCGCCCGGCTTggagacgctcgcgacggaggcggtcgaggagcggcggcggtcgttgtcgcgttcgccgtcgcccatcccggtggacgcgacgcccgttcccgtcggcgacgtcgcgggttcgaatcccggcgccgtcgcgaagcgGCGAAGGGGTCGGCCGCCCGGGTCCAAGAACAAGCGAAAGGCGATTGAACCAACAATCGAAgacttcgacgaggagggcgtcgacatcgtcttcgaggtggaggacgaggaggggaacgtggaggcgcccgcgccggcacCCGTTCTCGAGACGGTTCACGTCgtcggtgagtcaccgcccggtgagtcaccgcccgtcGTCAAGCGCAAACGCGGCCGACCGAAGGGATCCAAGAacaagacgacgacgacgacgagggaacGTTTCTTATTCGACGTCACGAACCGCGACTCTGATGAGACGAAGGACGAGAAacgaaccgtcgcggaggaggagcccggcCGGACCTTCCCGGCGACCCAATCGGCGGGTGTCGTcaagcgcggacgcggtcgacCGAAGGGTTCGAAGAATAAAAAGAAAGTCGTTCACCCCGATGGACATCCGACGTCGGTCGACGAGGGGGAGTCGGGGGACACGGTTCACGCGGAGCGGGCGCGCAAGCGACGGTACACGTGCAAGGGCTGCGGCGAGTGCGGGCACAGCGTCAAGACGTGCGGACGCGTGCGGATGTGAGACCCTCGGCGGAGTAGATTTGACCCTCGATCCTGACCTTTTGTAGACGAAGTAAGACCGTGTTCGAAGCTGGCTGTGTTgtttcgtcgcggcgagtaGAAACGACCGCTGAGACTTTGTTGGTATCGCGTTACAGTCTACCATCTCACACCATGCCTACGCTGACAGGTGCCGCAAGCACTCATCCACCGTCACACCGTCATCCATGCCCACAGTGCAGCCCGCCGCTCTGAGCTCGCGTATCGcagccggcacgctcgtcagcagGTTGCATTCGAGGCCCAACCccctcagcgacgtgagctgcccgatctccgccggcaagctcgtcagctgattgtccTTGAAGCCCAACCccctcagcgacgtgagcagcccgatctccgccggcacgctcgtcagctgattgccgtgAAGCTCCAACTcggtcagcgacgtgagctgcccgatctccgccggcacgctcgtcagcagATTGTCTCTGAGGCTCAACAa contains the following coding sequences:
- a CDS encoding predicted protein, translating into MPTDNPLARMWGKLTPPEPPPEPAATTGADYERLRDERVARNRAIMRELGINNLASTMGLLEGGSKRKRTGARDNPRRSAAARGPARTSAPTRRSTRSTRHTGSFFDDVDADALRATFGDARAVTHRPVTHRDAATTHEDARTEEDETFDDSGVLRYVAWGSADDGQGPSREPSSDETQNQKNQNQNQNQNHAGGRLVGFAELPARFVDGTCKKGFYSIDARCGLLAAGGDGGRCAVFAPEPVSLSTGAGGKTYSTVHERGQTRDGDGDEKSAPRDGDGSETDEADRATTDERGRRIRRHSPTLSWTAHRGWCSQAQFPDVLDCASSATTNASHLLTAGGMDGTVCSWNLAVKSAATGAPKLTWRLDAGRGSGVFSMHHARDELLVGCKDWTVRRWRVGEGVVRGAVDLDPVACVEYDGLHAGVVRCVRWNDASSGGVESDFSHTSDGFGGHWLFASCGGDGRVAVVDTRIAPSRAKVAGLDDAHGGRPVNFVEWGRRGRGTGTGTGQGGGNGYYSLLTSGGDAFVRLWDLRALATSLDETRRTGDGVKGGEGDAPMTLALAREFTGHHRAGLTRPKTITRAVFVFDGDDARVVTPGEQSRAVSLYRRGRSRGFEETTREGPHPKLGECVSRGDVGFDPTAVFSLGATWNRALGESSSFGWSLALANKGEIRVYEPVREGGGWVGAGGSSAGVSGG
- a CDS encoding predicted protein, whose product is MPKGRSWKKAELDASRARNKAMVASKHRYDPIAPLALSSGVENNLKSYKGVVMINEDRLTVMETERDAARDAAAARSAELDAEKHVAQFQMDELRRKLADAEAAKTRLAREVEELRRKVAVAVTPVRAAVVPYTPAAPGDVARGAANVNDSAGTLGSVGGSGGGTGERILLGSAGGSVGGRDSCDGKSDSQSRSVPSTSAAPDGHKRPKRICQKNPPPRFSLGDVDAGFDRRDSNDDDDDKDDDKDDEKDDEKDDEKKDEKDDEKKDENASPERRRFKIPSSPGLETLATEAVEERRRSLSRSPSPIPVDATPVPVGDVAGSNPGAVAKRRRGRPPGSKNKRKAIEPTIEDFDEEGVDIVFEVEDEEGNVEAPAPAPVLETVHVVGESPPGESPPVVKRKRGRPKGSKNKTTTTTRERFLFDVTNRDSDETKDEKRTVAEEEPGRTFPATQSAGVVKRGRGRPKGSKNKKKVVHPDGHPTSVDEGESGDTVHAERARKRRYTCKGCGECGHSVKTCGRVRM